One window of Mediterraneibacter gnavus ATCC 29149 genomic DNA carries:
- a CDS encoding DNA internalization-related competence protein ComEC/Rec2, with product MSFIGMGFYGLLRRVGCPVKPAGVLGILFLLGYTVMIGGGVSAIRAFVMFGIRVGADLCGRAYDMATSLAVAAALIALESPMYLRDAGYLLSFGAVLGMAAVYPLMMRQGKTKSKILQSFQASLAVNLVLFPVMLSFYYEFPPYSLLLNLVIIPLMSVVLGAGLLGSFLCLFFKPAGGVVFLLCRGILNLYEWSCNLSMKLPFSRIVTGKPEVSWIVLYYAVLLLVCLYWMLRKEKTGKTCFAWGMLAAAGICLAASGQMKHHGVFQATMLDVGQGDGIFLRTPNGRTCFVDGGSSDISKVGEYRIVPFLESQGVKELDYVFVSHGDADHMSGIEEILQNQTLGVRIKNLVLPPVRLHDDALKKLGKTAKENGTKVFGMEAGQQMSLGEMSLTCMAPSQEYQGETGNAASMVLWMEWKNLEMLLTGDVEGEGEVQLTEWMRAHGKTKCDILKAAHHGSKNSTLPEFLQQLTPKYAWISSGIGNRYGHPAKETVERLSEKGCELYGTQEYGAVTLKIKGEKAVIETFCKK from the coding sequence ATGTCATTTATCGGAATGGGATTTTACGGGCTTTTACGCAGAGTGGGATGTCCTGTGAAACCGGCGGGAGTGCTGGGAATTTTGTTTTTGCTTGGCTACACGGTTATGATCGGAGGCGGGGTATCTGCAATCCGGGCATTTGTTATGTTTGGCATCCGGGTAGGAGCAGATCTGTGCGGCAGAGCGTATGACATGGCTACCAGTCTGGCTGTGGCAGCGGCGCTGATTGCGCTGGAGAGTCCGATGTACCTTCGGGATGCCGGATATCTGCTCTCTTTTGGAGCGGTGCTTGGAATGGCGGCAGTGTATCCGTTAATGATGAGACAGGGAAAAACAAAGTCAAAGATCCTGCAAAGCTTTCAGGCGAGTCTTGCGGTCAATCTGGTTCTTTTTCCGGTCATGCTTTCTTTTTATTATGAATTTCCCCCGTATTCTCTTCTTTTAAATCTCGTGATCATTCCTCTGATGTCTGTCGTTCTGGGCGCAGGACTTCTGGGCTCTTTTCTGTGTCTTTTTTTCAAACCGGCAGGAGGTGTTGTATTTCTTTTATGCAGGGGAATTCTCAATCTGTATGAATGGAGCTGCAATTTGAGTATGAAACTGCCGTTTTCCAGAATTGTTACCGGAAAGCCGGAAGTTAGCTGGATCGTGCTGTATTATGCAGTATTGCTTCTGGTCTGTCTGTACTGGATGCTTCGAAAAGAGAAAACAGGAAAAACCTGTTTTGCGTGGGGAATGCTGGCAGCGGCCGGAATCTGTCTGGCAGCAAGCGGTCAGATGAAACACCACGGGGTGTTTCAGGCGACGATGCTGGATGTGGGACAGGGCGATGGAATTTTTCTGAGAACACCCAATGGGAGAACCTGTTTTGTAGATGGAGGCAGCAGCGATATCTCTAAAGTCGGGGAGTATCGAATTGTTCCGTTTCTGGAATCTCAGGGAGTAAAAGAGCTGGATTATGTTTTTGTTTCTCATGGCGATGCAGATCATATGAGTGGAATCGAGGAAATCCTTCAGAATCAGACCCTTGGAGTACGAATCAAAAATCTGGTGCTGCCGCCGGTAAGGCTTCATGATGATGCGTTGAAAAAGCTGGGAAAAACGGCAAAGGAAAATGGCACGAAAGTATTTGGAATGGAGGCAGGTCAGCAGATGAGCCTGGGAGAGATGAGTCTGACTTGTATGGCGCCTTCACAGGAATATCAGGGTGAGACTGGAAATGCAGCGTCTATGGTGTTGTGGATGGAATGGAAAAATCTGGAGATGCTGTTAACCGGAGATGTGGAAGGAGAGGGAGAAGTGCAGCTCACAGAGTGGATGAGAGCACATGGAAAAACAAAGTGTGATATTCTGAAAGCCGCGCATCACGGCTCTAAGAATTCGACACTGCCGGAATTTTTACAGCAGCTGACACCGAAATATGCATGGATTTCATCGGGAATCGGCAACCGGTACGGACATCCGGCAAAGGAGACTGTAGAGAGACTCAGTGAAAAAGGATGCGAATTGTATGGGACGCAGGAGTACGGGGCAGTCACCTTAAAGATAAAAGGGGAAAAAGCTGTGATAGAAACATTTTGCAAAAAGTAA
- the holA gene encoding DNA polymerase III subunit delta, with amino-acid sequence MKSLNEDLKTGQFSQIYLLYGEENYLKKQYKERFVKAMLPQGDTMNYAYYEGKGVEIREVIDLAETLPFFAERRLIVFENTGLFKSSGADLAEYIKTMPETTYFIFVEEEVDKRSKLYKAVKAKGHIVELPFQDESTLKRWILGNVRREGKQISDASVGYFLGKVGTDMQNIQGELEKLFCYTLHRDVITPEDIDAVCINQIGNHIFEMVNAVAEKKQRKALDLYYELLALKEPPMRILFLLVRQYRILFHVQSLQKKGYGKKEIAAKAGLHPFAAGKYMEQTRYFKSEELRAVLEESADLEERVKTGRLTDTLAVELFLVKYSS; translated from the coding sequence ATGAAAAGTTTGAATGAAGATTTAAAAACAGGACAATTTAGTCAGATTTATCTCCTTTATGGAGAGGAAAACTATCTGAAGAAACAATATAAGGAACGTTTTGTCAAGGCCATGCTTCCGCAAGGAGATACTATGAATTACGCCTATTATGAAGGGAAAGGCGTGGAGATCCGGGAAGTCATTGATCTGGCAGAGACGCTACCTTTTTTTGCAGAACGCAGGTTGATCGTATTTGAAAATACCGGACTGTTTAAAAGTTCGGGTGCAGATCTGGCAGAGTATATCAAGACCATGCCGGAGACTACTTATTTTATTTTTGTGGAAGAAGAAGTGGACAAGCGCAGCAAGTTGTATAAGGCGGTGAAAGCAAAAGGTCATATTGTGGAACTTCCGTTTCAGGATGAATCTACATTGAAGCGTTGGATCCTTGGCAATGTCAGGCGGGAGGGAAAACAGATATCGGATGCTTCGGTCGGATATTTTCTGGGAAAAGTCGGAACCGATATGCAGAATATCCAGGGCGAACTGGAAAAACTGTTCTGCTATACACTGCATCGGGACGTGATCACACCGGAGGACATCGATGCAGTCTGTATCAACCAGATCGGAAATCATATTTTTGAGATGGTCAATGCAGTGGCAGAGAAAAAGCAGAGAAAAGCGCTGGATCTGTATTACGAACTGCTGGCATTAAAAGAGCCTCCTATGAGAATTTTATTTTTGCTGGTCAGGCAGTACCGGATTTTATTCCATGTACAGTCACTGCAGAAAAAAGGATACGGGAAAAAAGAAATTGCAGCAAAAGCAGGGCTGCATCCGTTTGCTGCGGGAAAATATATGGAGCAGACCCGGTATTTTAAGAGCGAAGAATTGCGTGCCGTGTTGGAAGAGAGTGCGGATCTGGAGGAGCGTGTGAAGACAGGAAGGCTGACAGATACACTGGCAGTGGAGTTGTTTTTGGTAAAATACTCATCGTAA
- the lepA gene encoding translation elongation factor 4, whose amino-acid sequence MSSIDQNKIRNFCIIAHIDHGKSTLADRIIEKTGLLTSREMQSQVLDNMELERERGITIKAQTVRTVYKANDGEEYIFNLIDTPGHVDFNYEVSRSLAACDGAILVVDAAQGVEAQTLANVYLALDHDLDVFPVINKIDLPSAEPDRVKEEIEDVIGIEADDAPLISAKTGLNIEEVLEQIVKKIPAPEGDPKEPLKALIFDSVYDAYKGVIVFCRIKEGSVKKGTTIRMMATGAQADVVEVGYFGAGQFIPCDELSAGMVGYITASLKNVKDTRVGDTITDAARPCAEPLPGYKKVNPMVYCGLYPADGAKYPDLRDALEKLQLNDAALQFEAETSVALGFGFRCGFLGLLHLEIVQERLEREYNLDLVTTAPSVIYKIHKTNGEVIDLTNPTNMPDPAEIEYMEEPMVKAEIMVTSEFIGAIMDLCQERRGGYQGMEYIEEKRAVIHYHLPLNEIIYDFFDALKSRSRGYASFDYEMLGYEQSELVKLDILINKEEVDALSFIVHSATAYERGRKMCEKLKEEIPRQLFEIPIQAAVGSKIIARETVRAMRKDVLAKCYGGDISRKKKLLEKQKEGKKRMRQVGNVEIPQKAFMSVLKLDEN is encoded by the coding sequence GTGTCATCAATTGATCAGAATAAAATACGAAATTTTTGCATCATTGCACATATCGACCATGGAAAATCTACGCTTGCAGACCGGATCATCGAAAAGACCGGACTTTTGACAAGTCGTGAGATGCAGTCGCAGGTGCTGGACAATATGGAACTGGAGAGGGAGCGCGGAATCACAATCAAAGCCCAGACTGTGCGTACCGTATACAAAGCAAACGACGGGGAAGAGTATATCTTCAACCTGATCGATACACCGGGACATGTGGATTTTAACTATGAAGTGTCCAGAAGTCTTGCAGCCTGTGACGGAGCAATCCTGGTTGTAGATGCAGCACAGGGAGTAGAAGCGCAGACATTGGCGAATGTGTATCTTGCGCTGGATCACGATCTGGATGTGTTTCCGGTTATCAACAAGATCGATCTGCCAAGTGCAGAGCCGGATCGCGTAAAAGAAGAGATTGAAGATGTGATTGGAATCGAGGCGGATGATGCTCCGTTGATCTCGGCAAAGACCGGACTCAACATTGAAGAAGTGCTGGAGCAGATCGTGAAGAAGATTCCGGCACCGGAAGGAGATCCGAAAGAGCCGTTAAAAGCATTGATCTTCGATTCGGTTTATGATGCTTACAAAGGTGTCATCGTATTCTGCCGGATCAAAGAGGGAAGTGTGAAAAAAGGAACAACGATCCGGATGATGGCAACAGGAGCACAGGCGGATGTTGTCGAGGTTGGATATTTTGGAGCCGGACAGTTTATTCCGTGTGATGAGCTGAGCGCGGGAATGGTTGGATATATCACAGCCAGTCTGAAAAATGTAAAGGACACCCGTGTCGGTGATACGATCACAGATGCGGCGCGGCCGTGTGCAGAACCTCTTCCGGGGTATAAAAAGGTAAATCCAATGGTGTATTGTGGATTGTATCCGGCAGATGGAGCAAAATATCCGGATTTGAGAGATGCGTTGGAAAAATTGCAGCTCAATGATGCGGCGCTGCAGTTTGAAGCGGAGACATCGGTGGCTCTTGGGTTTGGATTCCGCTGTGGATTCCTTGGGCTTTTGCATCTGGAGATCGTGCAGGAGCGTCTGGAGAGAGAGTATAATCTGGATCTTGTGACAACTGCGCCAAGTGTTATCTATAAAATCCATAAGACAAACGGAGAAGTGATCGACCTGACCAATCCAACCAATATGCCGGATCCTGCAGAGATCGAATATATGGAAGAGCCGATGGTGAAAGCAGAGATTATGGTGACTTCCGAGTTTATCGGTGCGATCATGGATCTGTGTCAGGAGCGCAGGGGGGGATATCAGGGAATGGAGTATATCGAAGAAAAGCGTGCAGTGATTCATTATCATCTGCCATTGAATGAGATTATTTACGATTTCTTTGATGCGTTGAAATCCCGTTCCAGAGGATATGCATCTTTCGATTATGAAATGCTGGGATACGAGCAGTCAGAGCTGGTAAAACTGGATATTCTGATCAATAAAGAAGAAGTGGATGCACTTTCCTTTATTGTACACAGTGCAACAGCATATGAGCGTGGAAGAAAGATGTGCGAGAAGCTCAAAGAAGAGATTCCAAGACAGCTTTTTGAGATCCCGATCCAGGCAGCAGTGGGAAGCAAGATCATCGCAAGAGAGACCGTCAGAGCAATGCGAAAAGACGTGCTTGCCAAGTGCTATGGCGGTGATATTTCCCGTAAGAAAAAGCTGTTGGAAAAACAGAAAGAAGGAAAGAAGAGGATGCGCCAGGTCGGAAACGTAGAGATTCCACAGAAAGCCTTTATGAGCGTATTGAAGCTGGATGAAAATTAG
- a CDS encoding tagaturonate reductase, with the protein MKHLNYQTLQDLNYDGYLLNEAPERVLQFGEGNFMRAFVDFFIDKMNETANFNSKVVLVQPIPKFTTPDVGDFINEQEGLYTLYLRGSENGQEVSSKRVISCISRCLNAYSDYEAVMECAKNPELRFITCNTTEAGIVYDPSCQFTDTPANSFPAKLTQFLHKRFEAFQGDVKKGFIILSCELIDNNGKELEKCVLKHAADWNLGETFTKWIKKANLFCSTLVDRIVTGYPRSDADNLNQENGYIDKVLNTGEIFGFWVIEGPQSIKEEFPCDAANLPILITDDHKPYKQRKVRILNGAHTSMVLGAYLAGQDIVRDCMKDDVIRGYMNQAIYKEIIPTLTLPEEELMSFAASVTDRFQNPFIDHALLSISLNSTAKWKARVLPSLEGYLEKTGQVPPCLSASLAFYLAFYKGIGFVDATFTGDRNGKNQYPISDDPKVLEFYDAHKDDSAADYVHAILSETSFWGKDLTTLAGLEETVVKDFTFIQEKGCYELMKQIVNAAE; encoded by the coding sequence ATGAAACATTTAAATTACCAGACCTTACAGGATTTAAATTATGATGGATATTTATTAAACGAAGCTCCGGAACGCGTTTTACAGTTCGGAGAAGGAAACTTTATGCGCGCATTTGTCGATTTCTTTATCGATAAAATGAATGAAACTGCAAATTTTAATTCCAAGGTTGTACTGGTACAGCCAATTCCAAAATTCACAACTCCGGATGTGGGAGATTTTATCAATGAACAGGAAGGTCTCTACACACTGTATTTACGTGGTTCCGAAAACGGACAGGAAGTCTCTTCCAAACGGGTAATCTCCTGTATCAGCCGCTGCTTAAATGCATACAGCGACTATGAGGCAGTTATGGAATGTGCAAAAAATCCCGAACTGCGTTTCATCACCTGCAATACAACAGAAGCCGGAATCGTATATGATCCGTCCTGTCAGTTCACTGATACTCCGGCAAACAGTTTTCCGGCAAAGCTGACACAGTTTCTGCATAAACGTTTTGAAGCATTTCAGGGAGATGTCAAAAAAGGATTTATCATCCTCTCCTGCGAACTGATCGACAACAACGGAAAAGAACTGGAAAAATGCGTCTTAAAACACGCTGCCGACTGGAATCTGGGCGAAACTTTCACTAAATGGATCAAAAAGGCAAACCTCTTCTGCTCTACTTTGGTAGACCGGATTGTAACCGGTTATCCACGCTCTGATGCGGACAATTTAAATCAGGAAAACGGCTATATTGACAAGGTGTTAAACACCGGTGAAATCTTCGGATTCTGGGTAATCGAAGGACCGCAGTCCATCAAAGAGGAATTTCCTTGTGATGCGGCAAATCTTCCGATTCTGATCACGGATGACCACAAACCATACAAACAGCGGAAAGTCCGCATCTTAAACGGCGCTCATACTTCCATGGTACTCGGTGCTTACCTTGCCGGACAGGACATTGTAAGAGACTGTATGAAGGATGATGTCATCCGTGGTTACATGAATCAGGCAATCTATAAAGAGATCATTCCGACACTGACTCTGCCGGAAGAAGAACTGATGAGCTTTGCTGCGTCCGTGACGGATCGCTTCCAAAATCCGTTTATCGATCATGCACTGCTCTCCATTTCTCTAAATTCGACTGCAAAATGGAAAGCCCGTGTGCTTCCTTCTCTGGAAGGATACCTGGAAAAAACAGGGCAGGTTCCTCCTTGCCTGAGTGCCTCCCTCGCTTTTTACCTGGCATTTTATAAAGGCATTGGATTTGTGGACGCAACTTTTACCGGGGATCGAAATGGCAAAAACCAGTATCCGATTTCTGACGATCCGAAAGTTCTGGAATTCTATGACGCACACAAAGACGATTCTGCCGCTGACTATGTTCACGCCATCTTAAGCGAAACGTCCTTCTGGGGAAAAGATCTGACAACACTTGCCGGACTCGAAGAAACTGTTGTAAAGGACTTTACTTTTATTCAGGAAAAAGGATGTTATGAATTGATGAAACAGATTGTGAATGCTGCAGAATAA
- a CDS encoding UxaA family hydrolase produces the protein MDSTHTFIQIHPKDNTAVALTSLKKDSVLNLDGRMYTLLEDIPQGHKFALEKISAGSAVIKYGSPIGYATEDIPAGSWIHTHNMKTGLGDLLEYSYQKEFTSLEPQEERFFEGYRRTDGKAGVRNEIWIIPTVGCVNSIATSVAARAKEFQPDSVDAIVAFPHPYGCSQMGDDQEHTRQILADLIRHPNAAGVLVLGLGCENSNIEELKKYIGTVDEDRVKFLVAQEVEDEIEASLACIRQLCDYASTFQREKISCKELVIGMKCGGSDGLSGITANPTVGAFSDLLIARGGTTILTEVPEMFGAETLLMNRCRDEAIFDKTVDLINSFKNYFKSHNQTIYENPSPGNKKGGISTLEDKSLGCTQKSGSAPVADVLSYGQPVQTKGLNLLSAPGNDLVASTALAASGAQIVLFTTGRGTPFASPVPTVKISSNTKLYENKKNWIDFNCGALVDGGSIPEMGESLFDYVLEVASGCPVKAEEAGFHDMAIFKQGVTL, from the coding sequence ATGGATTCAACACACACTTTTATTCAGATTCATCCAAAAGACAATACAGCAGTTGCACTCACTTCTTTAAAGAAGGACAGCGTATTAAATCTGGATGGACGCATGTATACTTTATTAGAAGACATTCCCCAGGGACACAAATTTGCACTGGAAAAAATCAGCGCCGGAAGTGCCGTGATCAAATACGGCTCCCCGATTGGTTATGCAACAGAAGATATTCCGGCCGGTTCCTGGATCCACACTCATAATATGAAAACAGGACTGGGAGATCTTCTGGAGTATTCTTATCAGAAAGAATTCACTTCTTTAGAACCACAGGAAGAACGGTTCTTTGAAGGATACAGAAGGACGGACGGAAAAGCCGGTGTCCGCAATGAAATCTGGATCATCCCGACGGTCGGCTGTGTCAACAGCATCGCAACCTCTGTTGCTGCCAGAGCAAAAGAATTTCAGCCGGACAGTGTAGATGCGATCGTCGCATTCCCGCATCCTTACGGATGTTCTCAAATGGGAGATGACCAGGAGCACACCCGCCAGATCCTTGCAGATCTGATCCGCCATCCAAATGCAGCAGGCGTTCTAGTCCTCGGCCTCGGATGCGAAAACAGCAATATTGAGGAATTAAAAAAATATATCGGAACCGTAGATGAAGATCGTGTCAAATTCCTGGTTGCTCAGGAAGTGGAGGATGAAATAGAGGCATCTCTTGCCTGCATCAGACAGCTCTGTGATTATGCCTCTACCTTCCAGAGAGAAAAAATTTCCTGCAAAGAGCTTGTCATCGGAATGAAATGCGGAGGTTCTGATGGATTATCCGGAATCACTGCAAATCCGACAGTTGGTGCTTTTTCCGATCTGCTCATCGCCCGCGGCGGTACTACGATTCTCACAGAAGTGCCGGAAATGTTCGGGGCAGAGACTCTGCTGATGAACCGCTGCAGGGATGAAGCTATTTTTGATAAAACGGTAGACCTGATCAATTCTTTTAAAAACTACTTTAAAAGCCACAATCAGACCATCTACGAGAACCCTTCTCCGGGAAATAAAAAGGGAGGTATCTCCACACTGGAAGATAAGTCTCTTGGATGTACCCAGAAATCCGGTTCTGCCCCGGTCGCTGATGTGCTCTCCTATGGACAGCCTGTGCAGACAAAAGGACTCAATCTTTTGAGCGCTCCCGGAAATGACCTGGTAGCCTCTACTGCACTTGCAGCTTCCGGTGCACAAATTGTACTGTTTACAACGGGACGCGGAACTCCTTTTGCCTCTCCGGTTCCGACTGTAAAAATATCCAGTAATACAAAACTCTATGAGAATAAGAAAAACTGGATCGACTTCAATTGCGGTGCGCTGGTAGACGGCGGCTCTATCCCGGAGATGGGAGAATCTCTTTTTGACTATGTTCTGGAGGTTGCTTCCGGATGTCCGGTCAAAGCCGAGGAAGCAGGATTCCACGATATGGCGATTTTCAAACAGGGTGTGACTCTGTAA
- the uxaC gene encoding glucuronate isomerase, with translation MKPFMDEEFLLSTPTAQKLYHDFAETMPILDYHCHINPEEIAKDVCFENITQVWLGGDHYKWRQMRSNGVDEYYITGDAPAREKFQKWAETLEKAVGNPLFHWSHLELKRYFGYHGVLNGETAEEVWNLCNQKLQEPSMSVRNLIRRSGVTLICTTDDPADSLYWHKELAADDSFEVQVLPAWRPDKAMNIEKPDYAEYLKKLGQAARCQIEMFADLKMALKKRMDAFEEMGCRASDHALEYVMYVPETEENLEKIFAKRKQGEMLTKEEELKFKTAFMAFAAEEYTKRNWAMQLHYGCKRDNNAARYAQLGPDTGYDCINNYAPSAQMADFLNALNEKNSLPKTIIYSLNPNDDEAIGTILGCFQDAGVAGKIQQGSAWWFNDHKTGMIKQMTSLANLGLLGNFLGMLTDSRSFLSYSRHEYFRRILCELIGDWVENGEYPDDERMLGIIIKDISYNNAVRYFEFDLEEVY, from the coding sequence ATGAAACCATTTATGGATGAAGAATTTCTGCTGAGCACTCCTACAGCACAGAAGTTGTATCATGATTTTGCAGAAACAATGCCGATTCTGGATTACCATTGCCATATCAATCCGGAAGAGATTGCAAAAGATGTCTGTTTTGAAAATATTACCCAGGTATGGCTGGGCGGAGATCATTACAAATGGAGACAGATGCGTTCAAACGGTGTGGATGAGTACTATATCACAGGTGATGCGCCTGCACGGGAAAAATTTCAAAAATGGGCGGAAACGCTGGAAAAAGCTGTGGGAAACCCGTTGTTCCACTGGAGTCATTTGGAATTAAAGCGATATTTTGGTTATCATGGCGTATTAAATGGAGAAACTGCAGAAGAGGTGTGGAATCTCTGCAATCAGAAATTACAGGAGCCATCCATGAGCGTACGGAATCTGATCCGCCGTTCTGGTGTTACTTTAATCTGTACAACAGACGATCCTGCAGACAGCCTCTACTGGCATAAAGAACTGGCGGCAGACGATAGCTTTGAGGTACAGGTACTTCCTGCATGGAGACCGGACAAAGCAATGAATATCGAAAAGCCGGATTATGCAGAATATCTGAAAAAACTGGGACAGGCTGCAAGATGTCAGATCGAAATGTTTGCAGATCTAAAAATGGCATTAAAGAAGAGAATGGATGCATTTGAAGAAATGGGATGTCGTGCCAGCGATCATGCGTTGGAATATGTGATGTATGTGCCGGAAACAGAAGAAAATCTGGAAAAGATCTTTGCAAAACGCAAACAGGGTGAAATGCTGACAAAAGAAGAAGAACTGAAATTTAAAACAGCATTTATGGCATTTGCAGCAGAGGAGTATACAAAGAGAAACTGGGCAATGCAGCTTCATTATGGATGTAAGAGAGACAACAATGCAGCCCGTTATGCGCAGCTTGGACCGGATACCGGATATGACTGTATCAATAACTATGCGCCGTCCGCACAGATGGCAGATTTTCTCAATGCATTGAACGAGAAAAACAGCCTTCCAAAGACGATTATCTACAGTCTGAATCCAAATGACGATGAAGCCATCGGAACGATTCTTGGATGTTTTCAGGATGCGGGTGTGGCAGGAAAGATTCAGCAGGGATCTGCATGGTGGTTCAACGACCACAAGACTGGAATGATCAAACAGATGACATCTCTGGCAAACCTGGGACTTCTTGGAAATTTCCTTGGAATGCTGACAGATTCCAGAAGTTTTTTGTCTTATTCCAGACATGAGTATTTTAGAAGAATTCTTTGTGAATTAATTGGGGACTGGGTAGAGAATGGAGAATACCCGGATGATGAGCGAATGTTGGGGATAATTATAAAAGATATTTCATATAATAATGCGGTACGTTATTTTGAGTTTGACTTAGAAGAAGTATATTAA
- a CDS encoding VOC family protein — translation MKLKNILIVVKDIEKSKQFYHDLFGLNVVLDNDGNMILTEGLVLQEEKIWKKFLEKEIIPESNSCELYFEEREIEKFVQKLENLYPSIQYVNRLTTHSWGQKVVRFYDLDGNLIEVGTPM, via the coding sequence ATGAAATTAAAAAATATATTGATCGTTGTGAAAGATATTGAAAAATCAAAGCAGTTTTATCATGACTTGTTTGGCCTTAATGTGGTGCTTGATAATGATGGGAATATGATTTTAACAGAAGGTCTGGTACTGCAGGAAGAAAAAATCTGGAAGAAGTTCCTTGAAAAAGAAATTATTCCAGAGAGCAATTCCTGCGAACTGTATTTTGAAGAACGTGAGATAGAAAAATTTGTTCAAAAATTAGAAAATTTGTATCCTTCTATCCAGTATGTCAATCGTCTTACGACACATAGCTGGGGGCAGAAGGTGGTTCGGTTTTATGATTTGGACGGTAATCTGATCGAGGTGGGAACGCCGATGTAA
- a CDS encoding LacI family DNA-binding transcriptional regulator, whose amino-acid sequence MNIYDISQKAGVSIATVSRVLNGSEKVSEKTRKKVLAVMEENSYTPNAFARSLGLNSMHTVGILCSDSSDVYQAQAIYYLERELRKNSYASMLCCTGYELLEKQSYLNLLLSRNVDAVLLIGSHFIENSPEENRYILEAASKIPVFILNGELKGDNIYSILCDDYMALKDMTDLVFARGSESPIYLYRTLNYSGQKKIQGFLDSCAEHGLDISQKNAFSAPGDLHKACSILEQLDADGISFDCVLAADDELATGAVKYALKKHLRVPEDFQVTGYNNSVLAACSTPEITTIDNRVEYMCVTAVSQMMQVFQKEIPPSRTMFSGNIVKKQTTK is encoded by the coding sequence ATGAATATATATGATATTTCTCAAAAGGCAGGGGTATCCATTGCCACTGTTTCGCGGGTTTTAAACGGCAGTGAAAAAGTCAGCGAAAAAACCCGAAAAAAAGTGCTTGCTGTCATGGAAGAAAACAGCTACACACCAAATGCCTTTGCCAGAAGTCTCGGACTGAATTCCATGCACACTGTTGGGATTCTCTGTTCCGACTCCTCGGACGTTTACCAGGCACAGGCAATTTATTATCTGGAGCGGGAGCTTCGCAAGAATTCCTATGCATCCATGCTCTGCTGCACAGGGTATGAGCTTTTGGAGAAACAGAGCTATTTGAACCTGCTTTTGTCCCGCAATGTAGACGCTGTCCTTCTGATCGGTTCTCACTTTATCGAGAACTCTCCGGAGGAAAACCGCTATATTCTGGAGGCCGCTTCCAAAATCCCTGTTTTTATCTTAAACGGAGAATTAAAAGGAGACAATATATACTCCATTCTCTGCGATGACTATATGGCATTGAAAGATATGACAGACCTGGTCTTCGCCAGAGGATCTGAATCCCCGATTTATTTATACCGAACGCTCAATTACAGCGGACAGAAAAAAATCCAGGGATTTCTGGATTCGTGTGCGGAACATGGACTGGACATATCTCAGAAAAATGCGTTTTCCGCACCGGGAGACTTGCACAAAGCATGTTCTATCTTAGAACAACTCGATGCAGACGGCATTTCTTTTGACTGTGTCCTTGCTGCAGATGACGAACTCGCCACAGGCGCTGTAAAATACGCACTGAAAAAGCACCTTCGAGTTCCCGAGGATTTTCAGGTGACCGGATACAACAATTCCGTACTCGCCGCTTGCAGTACACCAGAGATCACAACCATCGACAACCGGGTAGAATATATGTGCGTCACTGCCGTGTCACAGATGATGCAGGTATTTCAGAAAGAAATTCCGCCTTCCAGAACAATGTTTTCCGGAAATATTGTAAAAAAGCAGACAACAAAATGA